A genomic stretch from Corynebacterium terpenotabidum Y-11 includes:
- the hpf gene encoding ribosome hibernation-promoting factor, HPF/YfiA family — translation MAVNEQATAVEGVVAPEAQVEITGRNVEIPEHFAERVNTKLAKVERLDPTLTYFHVELQHERNPRRSDESDRIQITASGKGHIARAEAKEDSFYAALEAAVAKMERSLRKVKARRRISRSGHRAPVSVGEATAELAQEAEAPQATPGPFDVDPYADQFLPGQVVREKEHPATPMSVDEALSEMELVGHDFYLFVNEETGKPSVVYRRRAYDYGLIALKAPVVQTGE, via the coding sequence ATGGCTGTCAACGAGCAGGCCACCGCAGTTGAGGGCGTCGTCGCCCCGGAGGCCCAGGTTGAGATCACCGGTCGTAACGTCGAGATCCCGGAGCACTTCGCGGAACGCGTGAACACGAAGCTCGCCAAGGTGGAGCGGCTGGACCCGACCCTCACCTATTTCCATGTCGAGCTTCAGCACGAGCGCAACCCGCGTCGTTCCGATGAGTCCGACCGCATCCAGATCACCGCGTCCGGCAAGGGCCACATCGCCCGCGCCGAGGCGAAGGAGGATTCCTTCTACGCGGCACTCGAGGCGGCCGTAGCGAAGATGGAGCGCTCCCTGCGCAAGGTCAAGGCCCGTCGTCGCATTTCCCGCTCCGGGCACCGTGCGCCGGTCTCCGTCGGGGAGGCCACCGCTGAGCTGGCGCAGGAGGCGGAAGCTCCGCAGGCGACCCCGGGTCCGTTCGATGTCGACCCCTACGCCGACCAGTTCCTCCCGGGCCAGGTCGTCCGTGAGAAGGAGCACCCGGCCACCCCGATGAGTGTCGACGAGGCGCTCAGCGAGATGGAGCTCGTCGGTCACGACTTCTACCTCTTCGTCAATGAGGAGACCGGGAAGCCGTCCGTGGTCTACCGTCGTCGTGCCTACGACTACGGCCTCATCGCCCTCAAGGCGCCTGTCGTCCAGACCGGTGAGTAA
- a CDS encoding ComF family protein, with translation MGIRGWWDVVEDAAELVWRRDCPGCAGTAVVPVAVGAGVCRDCAAALRRPPERVDGTGHPPVSAAGPYGGVHRALVLAAKDHHRPDAVQVLGEVIAGVVRHLVTVGELPDPRLAPVVLLPAPTRPSAARARGGCIVARAAAVAASGLGGDACAVPVAVLGEWASDSVGLSRVRRAGNLARSLCLDTTAVGRVRRLLRTPGAAACLIDDVCTTGATLSGFSLALAGRGVIPRSGVVVARS, from the coding sequence ATGGGGATCAGGGGGTGGTGGGACGTGGTCGAGGACGCCGCGGAACTGGTGTGGCGCCGTGACTGCCCCGGCTGCGCCGGAACCGCCGTGGTTCCGGTGGCGGTCGGGGCAGGCGTGTGCCGGGACTGCGCTGCAGCACTGCGTCGGCCCCCGGAGCGGGTGGACGGCACCGGGCATCCGCCGGTGTCTGCGGCCGGACCCTACGGTGGGGTCCACCGGGCGCTGGTACTGGCCGCGAAGGACCACCACCGTCCCGATGCTGTGCAGGTCCTGGGGGAGGTGATCGCCGGTGTGGTGCGTCATCTGGTCACGGTCGGTGAGCTGCCGGATCCGCGGCTGGCGCCGGTGGTTCTGCTGCCGGCACCGACGCGACCGTCGGCGGCGCGGGCCAGAGGCGGCTGCATCGTCGCCCGGGCTGCGGCGGTCGCGGCGTCCGGACTCGGCGGGGACGCGTGTGCGGTGCCTGTCGCGGTTCTGGGCGAGTGGGCGTCGGATTCGGTGGGATTGTCGCGGGTTCGCCGGGCCGGAAATCTGGCCCGCTCGCTGTGTCTGGACACGACGGCAGTGGGCCGGGTCCGGCGCCTGCTGCGGACCCCGGGAGCGGCGGCCTGTCTCATCGACGACGTATGTACGACCGGCGCGACGTTGTCCGGATTCTCCCTGGCGCTCGCGGGCCGGGGCGTCATTCCCCGGTCGGGGGTGGTGGTGGCGCGGTCATGA
- a CDS encoding LpqB family beta-propeller domain-containing protein gives MTDQRTSRPVLRVGLSVLTVAALAGTAGCATIPGSSTPEVISSYAASPSLDNVPTPQPGQAPDLLLRSFFSASAHPLNNHQAAREFLSPEEADQWQDATGTLILDRIDLNAEGAASDNRMTYTVRGTVIGTLGTGGAFQASYRSYEDTIDLVLVDGEWRIDSLPSGVIMDRSDFTSTYQPRDVYFLDPTWQFLVPDRRWTYSRQENVGTSLISLLAAGPRDTLTNGVESAFPEGVVAQARTGTDGEFTVDLSGLSAVSSEDMEALAAQIIWTLADSDVRGPYHILADGVPIATADAGQLDTWSVDDAQDFNPHTVPDQPLRALRDGALVEVDDTAQTLPGWTGSGELESAAYAADGTVAAVSGQGDDERRMLVGDIGGTAVTVHTADQLSRPSWTADSQNLYAVADGTQVLRWVRAATGGMTETTVDFRTLDVLDLDDPTISEFTVSRDGTRAAMIINGRLYVSVLENTAGLQSSDGGEDSAGPRLGTPVAVAPNLGDTAVSVGWRPDGALLVGTRANDTPVWVVSVDGSEQTQLTSRNVTAPVVAVASTDSNDYILDGRALLQIDSAATGSGTTDTSDNFWREVPALQGARAVPVTVR, from the coding sequence ATGACTGACCAGCGAACATCCCGCCCGGTGCTCCGGGTCGGCCTCAGCGTGCTCACGGTCGCGGCTCTCGCCGGTACGGCCGGCTGTGCGACGATCCCCGGCAGCTCCACCCCGGAGGTGATCAGCTCCTACGCGGCGTCCCCCAGCCTGGACAACGTGCCCACCCCCCAGCCCGGGCAGGCCCCCGACCTGCTGCTGCGGTCATTCTTCTCGGCGTCCGCCCACCCGTTGAACAACCACCAGGCGGCCCGCGAGTTTCTCAGCCCCGAGGAGGCCGACCAGTGGCAGGATGCCACCGGTACCCTCATTCTCGACCGGATCGACCTCAACGCCGAGGGGGCGGCGTCCGACAACCGGATGACGTACACCGTCCGTGGCACGGTCATCGGCACCCTCGGGACCGGCGGCGCCTTCCAGGCCAGCTACCGGTCCTACGAGGACACGATCGACCTTGTCCTCGTCGACGGGGAGTGGCGGATCGACAGTCTGCCGTCCGGGGTGATCATGGACCGTAGTGACTTCACCTCCACCTACCAGCCCCGCGACGTGTACTTCCTCGACCCCACCTGGCAGTTCCTCGTTCCGGACCGACGGTGGACCTACTCGCGTCAGGAGAATGTGGGGACGTCCCTGATCTCCCTGCTGGCGGCAGGTCCGCGTGACACGCTGACCAACGGGGTGGAATCCGCCTTCCCCGAGGGAGTGGTGGCTCAGGCACGTACGGGCACGGACGGGGAGTTCACCGTCGACCTGTCGGGCCTGTCCGCGGTCTCCTCCGAGGACATGGAGGCCCTGGCCGCCCAGATCATCTGGACCCTCGCTGATTCCGACGTCCGCGGTCCGTACCACATCCTCGCCGACGGCGTCCCCATCGCGACCGCGGACGCCGGTCAGCTGGACACCTGGAGCGTTGACGACGCGCAGGACTTCAATCCGCACACCGTGCCCGATCAGCCACTGCGCGCGCTGCGCGACGGTGCGCTGGTCGAGGTGGATGATACTGCCCAGACCCTCCCCGGATGGACCGGTTCCGGTGAACTGGAGTCTGCCGCCTACGCCGCTGACGGGACCGTCGCCGCGGTGTCCGGACAGGGTGACGATGAACGGCGGATGCTCGTCGGAGACATCGGCGGCACGGCCGTGACCGTCCACACCGCTGACCAGCTCTCCCGTCCCTCCTGGACCGCCGACAGTCAGAATCTCTACGCGGTCGCCGACGGGACGCAGGTGCTGCGGTGGGTGCGGGCGGCGACCGGTGGGATGACGGAGACCACCGTCGACTTCCGCACCCTTGACGTGCTCGATCTCGACGATCCGACGATCAGCGAGTTCACCGTGTCCCGTGACGGGACGCGGGCGGCGATGATCATCAACGGACGGCTGTATGTCAGCGTGCTGGAGAACACCGCCGGGCTGCAGAGTTCCGACGGTGGAGAGGACTCTGCCGGGCCGAGGCTCGGAACACCGGTGGCCGTGGCACCGAACCTGGGGGACACCGCCGTTTCGGTCGGCTGGCGTCCCGACGGCGCCCTACTGGTCGGGACGAGGGCCAACGACACCCCGGTGTGGGTCGTCAGCGTGGACGGCTCCGAGCAGACCCAGCTGACCTCGCGCAATGTCACGGCACCGGTCGTGGCAGTGGCATCGACCGACTCCAACGACTACATCCTCGACGGCCGGGCCCTGCTGCAGATCGACTCCGCGGCGACCGGGTCCGGGACGACGGACACCTCCGACAACTTCTGGCGCGAGGTCCCCGCTCTGCAGGGGGCTCGGGCGGTCCCGGTGACGGTGCGCTGA
- the mtrB gene encoding MtrAB system histidine kinase MtrB, which translates to MSQRWRTSIQTRVIGSVFLSSLVVILALGFVLTSFVSQQLLDEKHDVAMNSIDQARATVEEQIRSSDTSNSLQLRINAARAALTEQTSGTDETSGGSSTVVEPVVIAPDINGQDVSAPEQQQIPESLRTFVRQGRVADQFATVERASGTYKALIIGTPVESDIQGLELYLVLPLDNEESTLGLMRGLLFAGAVALMVLLVVIAWVFSQQLTVPVRTASRIAERFAAGHLRERMAVDGQDEVARLAMSFNEMAESLSHQIHQLEDFGSLQQQFTSDVSHELRTPLTTVRMAADLIHDSAEDLDPMTRRASELMISELDRFEMLLGDLLEISRHDAGVANLSLETVDVRGVVKSTLEQVRTIAEEVGCAIRLDLPEEPVSVPVDSRRVERILRNLLANAIDHSEGRPVDVSMRTGDGALAVTVCDHGVGLTPGEADLVFNRFWRADPSRERRTGGTGLGLAIAKEDAQLHGGRLEATGEPAVGACFRLTLPLVPGDEVSSSPLPLAVHVEPPEMPVTVVPAPEDGVVPAELDEAEDAEGTEVLDEVDDADDVDAVDDADDVVDVVDVDDVDDVDDVDDVDDVDDVDDVDDVDDVDDVDEADDTGDTGDTDDTADAADDAVVSEVMDTMNVVDAYGEFEGFTEEELRKALEEAADMDEYRSEDDDD; encoded by the coding sequence ATGTCCCAACGGTGGCGGACCTCCATCCAGACCCGCGTCATCGGCAGCGTCTTCCTGTCGTCCCTCGTGGTCATCCTGGCCCTCGGCTTCGTCCTGACCAGCTTCGTCAGCCAGCAGCTGCTCGACGAGAAACACGATGTGGCGATGAACTCCATCGACCAGGCCCGCGCCACGGTCGAGGAACAGATCAGGTCCTCGGACACCTCCAACTCGCTTCAGCTGCGGATCAACGCGGCCCGCGCCGCACTCACCGAACAGACCAGCGGCACCGATGAGACCTCCGGCGGCAGCAGTACCGTCGTGGAGCCTGTCGTCATCGCCCCCGACATCAACGGTCAGGACGTCTCCGCCCCCGAACAGCAGCAGATCCCCGAGAGCCTCCGCACCTTTGTCCGGCAGGGCCGCGTCGCCGACCAGTTCGCCACCGTCGAACGGGCGTCCGGGACCTACAAGGCACTCATCATCGGTACCCCGGTCGAGTCCGATATCCAGGGTCTCGAGCTGTACCTTGTGCTGCCCTTGGACAATGAGGAATCCACGCTCGGCCTGATGCGCGGCCTGCTCTTCGCCGGAGCTGTCGCCCTCATGGTGCTGCTTGTGGTCATCGCCTGGGTCTTCTCCCAACAGCTCACCGTGCCGGTGCGCACCGCGTCCCGCATTGCTGAACGTTTCGCCGCAGGACACCTGCGCGAACGCATGGCCGTCGACGGACAGGACGAGGTCGCCCGCCTGGCGATGAGCTTCAACGAGATGGCGGAGAGCCTGTCCCACCAGATTCACCAGCTCGAGGATTTCGGTTCCCTGCAGCAGCAGTTCACCTCCGACGTCTCCCACGAACTGCGGACCCCGCTGACCACCGTGCGGATGGCGGCCGACCTCATCCACGACAGCGCCGAGGATCTTGATCCGATGACCCGTCGTGCCTCGGAACTGATGATCTCCGAACTGGACCGCTTCGAGATGTTGCTCGGTGACCTGTTGGAGATCTCCCGGCACGATGCCGGCGTCGCGAATCTCTCCCTGGAGACCGTCGACGTCCGCGGCGTCGTGAAGTCCACGTTGGAGCAGGTCAGGACCATTGCCGAGGAGGTCGGCTGCGCGATCCGGCTCGATCTTCCCGAGGAACCGGTCAGTGTGCCGGTGGATTCCCGTCGTGTCGAGCGCATCCTGCGAAATCTCCTGGCGAACGCCATCGACCACAGTGAAGGACGCCCCGTCGACGTCTCCATGCGCACCGGGGACGGTGCCCTGGCGGTGACCGTCTGTGATCACGGCGTGGGCCTGACCCCGGGCGAGGCGGACCTCGTCTTCAACCGGTTCTGGCGGGCAGACCCGTCCCGTGAGCGGCGCACCGGCGGTACGGGTCTCGGCCTCGCCATCGCCAAGGAGGACGCCCAGCTTCACGGCGGACGCCTGGAGGCCACCGGCGAACCGGCAGTGGGCGCCTGTTTCCGGCTGACCCTGCCCCTTGTTCCGGGCGATGAGGTCAGTTCCTCGCCGCTGCCGCTGGCGGTACACGTTGAGCCGCCGGAGATGCCGGTCACGGTCGTCCCCGCCCCGGAGGACGGGGTGGTGCCGGCGGAGCTCGATGAGGCGGAGGACGCAGAGGGCACAGAGGTCCTGGACGAGGTAGACGACGCAGACGACGTGGACGCCGTGGACGACGCAGACGACGTGGTCGATGTGGTCGATGTGGACGATGTGGACGATGTGGACGATGTGGACGATGTGGACGATGTGGACGATGTGGACGATGTGGACGATGTGGACGATGTGGACGATGTGGACGAGGCAGACGACACAGGCGACACAGGCGACACAGACGACACCGCGGATGCGGCGGACGACGCGGTCGTCTCCGAGGTGATGGACACGATGAACGTGGTGGACGCCTACGGTGAATTCGAAGGCTTCACCGAGGAGGAACTCCGCAAGGCGCTCGAGGAGGCCGCGGACATGGATGAGTACCGATCGGAGGACGATGATGACTGA
- the mtrA gene encoding MtrAB system response regulator MtrA yields the protein MAAKILVVDDDPAISEMLTMVLQGEGFDTVTVGDGAEAVEAAQHQHPDLILLDLMLPGMNGVDVCRSVREFSAVPIVMLTAKTDTVDVVLGLESGADDYVPKPFKPKELVARVRARLRRIPEGTPDTATVGDVTIDFGGHQVSRDGRTIQLTPIEFELLATLASRPRQVFSREELLERVWGYRKNSDTRLVNVHIQRLRSKVEKDPDNPVIIQTVRGVGYKTGE from the coding sequence ATGGCTGCCAAGATTCTCGTCGTTGACGACGACCCTGCGATCTCCGAGATGCTGACCATGGTCCTGCAGGGCGAGGGGTTCGATACCGTCACCGTCGGGGACGGGGCCGAGGCCGTGGAGGCCGCCCAGCATCAGCACCCCGACCTCATCCTCCTCGACCTCATGCTTCCCGGGATGAACGGCGTCGATGTCTGCCGGTCCGTCCGCGAGTTCTCCGCTGTCCCGATCGTCATGCTCACCGCCAAGACGGACACGGTCGACGTCGTCCTCGGTCTCGAATCTGGGGCCGACGACTACGTCCCCAAGCCCTTCAAGCCGAAGGAGCTCGTCGCCCGCGTCCGCGCCCGGCTGCGACGGATCCCCGAGGGCACCCCGGACACGGCCACCGTCGGCGATGTCACCATTGACTTCGGCGGCCACCAGGTCAGCCGTGACGGCCGGACGATCCAGCTCACCCCCATCGAATTTGAGCTGCTCGCGACCCTGGCGTCCCGCCCCCGGCAGGTTTTCTCCCGCGAGGAGCTGCTGGAACGGGTCTGGGGCTACCGCAAGAACAGTGACACCCGCCTGGTCAACGTCCACATCCAGCGACTGCGGTCCAAGGTGGAGAAGGACCCGGACAACCCGGTGATCATCCAGACAGTCCGTGGCGTGGGATACAAGACGGGCGAATAG
- a CDS encoding dTMP kinase, with product MIIAFEGIDGAGKNTLVTALEEELISREIPVARLGFPRYDASVHAQLASAALHGGMGDLVDSVYGMATLFALDRAEVAEDLTSFDGDGYVVLLDRWVASNAAYSAARLSQDATSSEVVDWVADLEFGQLGAPVPDLQVLVDVPDSVTSQRVAARAAQDGTRAPDAYEADGGLQARTLAAYRALAEMSWISPWLRLDNSGERSALDAQLAELADAVVDALTED from the coding sequence GTGATCATCGCCTTCGAAGGCATCGACGGTGCCGGCAAGAACACTCTCGTCACTGCTCTGGAGGAGGAGCTGATCTCCCGGGAGATCCCGGTCGCCCGGCTGGGCTTCCCCCGGTACGACGCCTCGGTGCACGCGCAGCTGGCATCGGCAGCGCTGCACGGCGGCATGGGTGACCTGGTGGATTCCGTCTACGGCATGGCGACACTGTTCGCCCTGGACCGGGCGGAGGTCGCTGAGGATCTCACGAGTTTCGACGGGGACGGGTATGTGGTCCTGCTGGACCGGTGGGTCGCCTCGAATGCGGCGTATTCCGCCGCCCGCTTGTCGCAGGACGCCACGTCGTCGGAAGTGGTGGACTGGGTCGCGGACCTGGAGTTCGGGCAGTTGGGGGCGCCCGTGCCGGATCTGCAGGTGCTGGTGGATGTGCCCGACTCGGTGACCTCGCAGCGGGTTGCCGCCCGTGCCGCACAGGACGGGACCCGCGCTCCGGACGCCTACGAGGCGGACGGTGGTCTGCAGGCCCGGACGTTGGCGGCGTACCGCGCACTGGCGGAAATGTCGTGGATATCCCCGTGGCTGAGGCTGGACAATTCGGGGGAGCGCTCCGCGCTGGACGCGCAGCTCGCTGAGCTGGCGGACGCGGTGGTCGACGCGCTCACGGAGGATTGA
- the ahcY gene encoding adenosylhomocysteinase, producing the protein MADSSAGSVDLTHDPVADLAVDSTGGLQYKVRDLALAESGRHQIRLAEYEMPGLMELRREYAEEQPLAGARIAGSIHMTVQTAVLIETLTALGAEVRWASCNIFSTQDEAAAAVVVGDGTPEAPTGCPVFAWKGESLDEYWWCLEQVFDWGDTQPNMILDDGGDATNAVIAGAQFEGNGIVPEPSPEDPDEYQAFLRMLARVFGKDATRWAGAAKAVKGVTEETTTGVHRLYHFAEQGTLPFPAMNVNDAVTKSKFDNRYGTRHSVIDGINRGTDMLIGGKAALVAGYGDVGKGVAEALKGQGARVKVTEADPINALQALMDGFPVVTIDEAISEADIIITSTGNLGIISFEQMQHMKNHAVLGNIGHFDNEIDMASLNHRPDVTRVNIKPQVDEFTFPDANGDPLSIVVLSEGRLLNLGNATGHPSFVMSTSFADQTIAQIELFTNGDKYDNEVYRLPKILDEKVARIHVEALGGTLTKLTKEQAEYIGVDVEGPFKPEHYRY; encoded by the coding sequence ATGGCTGATTCCAGCGCAGGTTCCGTTGATCTGACCCACGATCCGGTGGCTGATCTCGCCGTCGATTCCACCGGGGGGCTGCAGTACAAGGTCCGAGACCTTGCCCTGGCAGAGTCCGGCCGTCACCAGATCCGTCTTGCCGAGTACGAAATGCCCGGCCTTATGGAGCTGCGTCGCGAGTACGCCGAGGAGCAGCCGCTGGCCGGTGCACGCATCGCCGGGTCGATCCACATGACCGTGCAGACCGCGGTCCTCATCGAGACCCTGACCGCGCTCGGCGCGGAGGTCCGGTGGGCGTCCTGCAACATCTTCTCCACCCAGGATGAGGCCGCTGCGGCCGTCGTCGTCGGCGACGGTACCCCGGAGGCGCCGACCGGCTGCCCGGTCTTCGCCTGGAAGGGTGAAAGCCTCGACGAATACTGGTGGTGCCTGGAGCAGGTCTTCGACTGGGGCGATACGCAGCCGAACATGATCCTCGACGACGGTGGTGACGCCACCAACGCGGTGATCGCCGGTGCCCAGTTCGAGGGCAACGGCATTGTCCCGGAGCCTTCGCCCGAGGACCCCGACGAGTACCAGGCCTTCCTGCGCATGCTCGCCCGCGTCTTCGGCAAGGACGCCACCCGGTGGGCCGGGGCGGCGAAGGCCGTCAAGGGCGTCACCGAGGAGACCACCACCGGTGTCCACCGCCTGTACCACTTCGCCGAGCAGGGCACCCTGCCGTTCCCGGCGATGAACGTCAATGACGCGGTCACCAAGTCCAAGTTCGACAACCGCTACGGCACCCGCCACTCCGTCATCGACGGCATCAACCGCGGCACCGACATGCTCATCGGCGGCAAGGCGGCCCTCGTCGCCGGCTACGGTGACGTGGGCAAGGGCGTCGCCGAGGCGCTGAAGGGCCAGGGCGCCCGGGTCAAGGTCACCGAGGCTGACCCGATCAACGCCCTCCAGGCGCTGATGGACGGTTTCCCGGTCGTCACCATCGATGAGGCCATCTCCGAGGCGGACATCATCATCACCTCCACCGGTAACCTCGGCATCATCTCCTTCGAGCAGATGCAGCACATGAAGAACCACGCCGTGCTGGGCAACATCGGCCACTTCGACAACGAGATCGACATGGCCTCGCTCAACCACCGCCCCGACGTCACCCGGGTGAACATCAAGCCCCAGGTCGACGAGTTCACCTTCCCCGACGCCAACGGTGACCCGCTGAGCATCGTGGTCCTCTCCGAGGGGCGCCTGCTGAACCTGGGTAACGCCACCGGTCACCCCAGCTTCGTCATGTCGACCTCCTTCGCCGACCAGACGATCGCCCAGATCGAGCTGTTCACCAACGGCGACAAGTACGACAACGAGGTCTACCGCCTGCCGAAGATCCTTGACGAGAAGGTCGCCCGCATCCACGTCGAGGCCCTGGGTGGCACGCTCACCAAGCTGACCAAGGAGCAGGCGGAGTACATCGGCGTGGATGTCGAAGGTCCGTTCAAGCCCGAGCACTACCGCTACTAG
- a CDS encoding DUF4259 domain-containing protein: protein MSTWDDTVFADENNVDFLVECDELDERDLVRALQDACTVALNHATPGDADHTTGLCAATVAAIWAGAPFTSAEVADDHPLIRSHIGACPDSFQEVALQVLDGHLDATGEDAPDGLETYVEALS from the coding sequence ATGAGTACCTGGGACGACACCGTCTTCGCTGACGAGAACAACGTGGACTTCCTCGTGGAATGCGATGAACTTGACGAGCGTGACCTTGTGCGGGCGTTGCAGGACGCCTGCACCGTCGCCCTGAACCACGCAACCCCCGGGGACGCCGACCACACGACCGGACTGTGCGCGGCCACCGTCGCCGCCATCTGGGCGGGGGCGCCCTTCACATCGGCCGAGGTCGCCGACGACCATCCGCTGATCCGCTCCCACATCGGTGCCTGTCCCGACAGTTTCCAGGAGGTCGCGCTCCAGGTGCTCGACGGGCATCTCGACGCCACCGGGGAGGACGCCCCCGACGGGCTGGAAACCTATGTCGAGGCGTTGAGCTGA
- the manA gene encoding mannose-6-phosphate isomerase, class I, with the protein MADSPLPATDPVLRIDGTVRNYAWGSRTALAELTGRPLPTEHPEAEMWFGAHPAAPSRITGTDRSLLDVISGDPAGQLGPDRAGDRLPFLLKLLAADQALSLQAHPTKRQAEEGYARENAAGIPLTAAHRNYRDDNHKPELLVALTRFEALTGFRPLSRSRELLTALAVPGLERTTALLGSGSDADDLRALVTTWISLPSASKIDLVSATADRCRELAADPRTADWMRGSAGVAVDLAEQYPGDSGVLISLLLNHVVLQPGEAVYLDAGNLHAYLRGTGVEIMANSDNVLRGGLTTKHVDVPELMRVMDFSPVVDPVCRRDAAGRFDVPVPDFALQEVDRDQTTPVTGPAVVLVATGGAELSGMTQETAPVQLRPGQAVWVPADVGSTVGVTSLGRTFIATVG; encoded by the coding sequence ATGGCAGACTCTCCGCTACCGGCCACCGACCCCGTCCTGCGGATCGACGGCACCGTGCGGAACTACGCATGGGGCTCTCGAACCGCACTGGCGGAACTCACCGGGCGTCCGCTGCCCACCGAGCATCCGGAGGCGGAGATGTGGTTCGGGGCCCATCCGGCGGCCCCGAGCAGAATCACCGGGACGGACCGCTCCCTCCTCGACGTCATCTCCGGCGACCCTGCGGGTCAGCTCGGCCCGGACCGTGCCGGTGACCGTCTGCCGTTCCTGCTGAAATTGCTCGCCGCAGACCAGGCCCTGAGTCTGCAGGCGCACCCGACGAAGCGTCAGGCGGAGGAAGGGTACGCCCGGGAGAATGCGGCGGGTATCCCGCTGACTGCCGCGCACCGCAACTACCGGGACGACAACCACAAGCCGGAGCTGCTGGTCGCGCTCACCCGGTTCGAGGCGCTCACCGGGTTCCGGCCGTTGTCGCGCAGCCGTGAGTTGTTGACGGCGCTGGCGGTCCCGGGGTTGGAACGCACCACGGCGTTGCTCGGCTCCGGGTCGGACGCCGACGACCTGCGGGCACTGGTGACGACCTGGATCTCTCTGCCGTCGGCGTCGAAGATCGATCTGGTCAGCGCTACGGCTGACCGGTGCCGGGAACTTGCCGCCGATCCGCGGACCGCGGACTGGATGCGGGGCTCCGCGGGTGTCGCGGTGGATCTCGCGGAGCAGTATCCGGGGGATTCCGGCGTGCTGATCTCCCTGCTGCTCAACCATGTGGTGCTACAGCCGGGGGAGGCGGTGTACCTCGACGCCGGTAACCTGCACGCCTACCTGCGCGGCACGGGTGTGGAGATCATGGCGAACTCGGACAATGTGCTGCGTGGTGGGTTGACCACCAAGCACGTCGACGTGCCCGAGCTGATGCGGGTGATGGATTTCTCCCCGGTGGTTGATCCGGTGTGTCGCCGGGACGCTGCCGGCAGGTTCGACGTGCCTGTCCCGGACTTCGCCCTGCAGGAGGTGGACCGCGACCAGACCACCCCGGTCACCGGCCCGGCGGTGGTGCTGGTGGCGACGGGCGGTGCGGAGCTGTCGGGGATGACGCAGGAGACTGCGCCGGTGCAGTTGCGTCCGGGGCAGGCGGTGTGGGTTCCGGCGGATGTCGGGAGCACGGTCGGCGTCACCTCACTCGGCCGGACCTTCATCGCCACCGTCGGTTGA